The Aestuariibaculum lutulentum genome segment CGTAATGGCATGGCGCACCTTTTCGTCAATATTACCCGTAACCTCTCCGCCCTGAATATGAGCAAGAGGTATATTCATATAAGACGCTGCCACAGCCGTGGCCATGGTTTCGAACCTGTCTGCCACCGTAACCACTATATCCGGTTTTAAATTTTCAAAAACGGTAGATAATTCCAGAATACCAATCCCCGTCGTTTTGGCTGCTGCGGTTAAATTCTCACCCTCCAACACATTAAACACCTTAGCTGCCACCTTAAACCCATCACGTTCCATATAATTAACAGCCGACCCATAACGTGGTAACAGTGCTGAAGCCGCAACCACCAGCAACAACTCCAAATCGTCATGAGCATCAATAGCCTGTAAAACTGTTTTAACACGACTATAAGAAGGTCGAGCAGTAATTACTATACAAATTTTACGTTTCATCAATTTAAAAGTTCTTTCTTTTTAAATAATTAAACTTTGTGTTTAACTTTTCTTTAAACCAATATATTTTTTGTTTTATGGTTGGATTAATAAAAAACACTTTTACGCCCCCTTGCCAATTATTTTCATCAAAAACCCCCTTAGGGTGGTTTTTTTTATTACTTGTCATGTGAACAAAAAGTGATTTAGAAAACATATGTAATATCTCCTGATATTGATTCATTCTATCACCCTCAATTATTATAACGGCATTTTGGGACAACGAATTTGCAATTTTCTTAAGGTTAGGCTCTTTACCATCAATTATCAACAAATCGTATTTCTTTTCTAAATTTACGTCATCTAAATTTTTAAAAATTTCTATTTTTTTAGATTTCAAATGTTCTTTTAAACTTTTTAGACAAAATTCATTGTCTTCAGTCCCTGAGTAATTTATGTCACTTCCAAAATAATTTAAAACCGCACTAGGCAATGTACCAATACCTAAACCTATCTCTAAAATATTCATTACCTTGTTTTTTCTTATAATTTGTAGCGTTTTATAAATGGCAAACTGACTGGCAATATGCTGGCTACCTTCAAAACTTGAAAATTCCAGATAGGTCTCTACTGCACTTTGTTTTAAACTTTTCATTCGATTTCTTTACTTAAACTAAATCTTGTTCATTCAAGAATTCCCACCTATTTAAATTTTTATTAATGGCTCTTCCTATCACTTTTTTATAGTCACCAGCGTTTATACCATAACCTTTTGGTTTTTTGGCTTCTAAGTCACCAAACTGCAAGATATGCCCTTTTGATACATCCTTATTTACAGCTAATGATTTTTCAAATATTTGTTTTAAATCTGAAAAAGAAGAATTGTCATATTTATTCACAGGATTTGTAAGTGCTGTATCAATTTCTTTTACAGAGGCTATCAAACTAATAGACTCTTCAATTGTTAACGAAGACGATGCATCAGGTCCTTTTTGGTCTCTATCCAGTACAACATGAAATTCCAATATCTCGGCTCCCAAAGCAACAGCAGCTATCCCAGTGGCCACCTTCGCAGAATGATCTGAAAACCCAACTGTCACACCATATCTTAATTTTAGTTCGTTAATCACATTTAACCCATAAGACTCGGGCATCGTGGGGTAACTTGTAGTGCACTGTAATATAGAAAAATCGGCCTTATGCTGCTTTAGAAAAGCCACCGTATGATCCAGTTCCTCAAAAGAACTCATTCCACTAGAAATAATAATAGGTTTTCCTGTTTCTATAATTTTTTTTAACAATAAATGATTAGTTACCTCACCACTACCTACTTTATAAATATCAACCCCAGCTTGTTCTAAAATATCAACCGCTGCATTACTAAATGGACTACTAATAAATTGTAAGCCCTGTTTTTTACAGTACTTTCCAATATCTATCCATTCAGTCAACGAAAACTCCATGCGTTTCCAATAATCAAACCGAGTCTTATCTTCAGAAAATTTCACCCTAAAAGGCTCATAAATACTACTCTCGGCATCAGCTATATGCGTTTGAAACTTAACGGCATCGGCTCCCGTAATTGCAACAGCATCTATATATGCATATAACAATTCTAAACTACCATCATGCGCTTGGCCTATTTCTGCTATTGTTTTTATCAACCTATCCTATTTATAATTCAAATTTAGCATTTTAAAATGGTTTTCGTAAAACGAAGTTATAGCTTAAACAACTACTTGTCCACAACAATATAACCTAAAATTTAATAATATTTAGGCAATGGCAACGCTACACTTTTTTTTATCGTTTTTTTGGCTATGGGATTTCTGTACCTTTTTAATTTTGGTAAAAAAAACAATATTTTGAACAGCGCTATTATGTACACCTTAAAATAACTCCAGTCTTTACACCCATATTTTTTGAAGTTATGTCTGAACAATTTTATTATCCTAAAAATTGGATTGGGGTAATAGACTAAATAATAAAAGGCCGTATTTTTTAGTTGTTTCCCAAACCTAAAATAATTTCGCCCCTTTTGAATACGTTCTTTCCTATCAACCCTATGGTTTATTTTAATTTTGGTGGTATACAGTATTTCATAACCTTCGGCAAGTACCTCGATTGACAAACAGGATTCTTCACCATAAATATCTATCCAATCAGGAAATCCATTTGTGGCCTCATAAACTACTTTTCTGATGGCGAAACCACAACCAACAAATTCCCTACAAAAATATTCTTCAACCAGTTTTGGGCTGTTATTTAAAGCATCTTCATCTGTTTTAAAAACCCCTTTTATTTCCTGAAACGCTAAAATACCAACTTTAGGGAACTCTTTAAAAAGTTGCTGAGACAATACCACAAAATCATTGCTTAAAGGATGGGCATCATCGTCCAGACCAATTAAAATATTTCCTTTGGCATTTTTAAACAGTATATTTCTAGCCCCTGAAGCCCCTATACTATCTTTGCCCCCGAACCATTTTACCCAATCAAACCCATCTTCTAAAATGAATGAATTATCAGTACAACCATCCAAATAAACCAAAACCTCCTGAGAGGTTAAATCTATCAGATTCTTGAGAATCAACAATGTTTTTTCAAGCGTTTCCTTTCTATTTTTTGAAACAATTAAAATGGATGCCTGCATCAATTACCTTATTAAACTTTTTATCAATCTCATTTTCCCCATAAACCTTATTTTCTTTAAAATAAAAAACCAAATGAATGGGTTCATCCTATTTACGCCCGAACGCTTCCAATAACTCAAAACCCTTCTGGCCAATTTGTAACTAAAGTTTTTTTGGTTTGCTTTTGAAAGCTCCGATATGCTTTGTTCAAAAATGCCATTAAAAGCATTAATCATTTTCTCCGCTTTCATCTTAAAAACACCCTTATCTATATTTATTTCACTATAATACAAATGATAAATCTCTTTTTCAGAAAATGAGAAACCAAAATGCTTCCAATAGGACGCTATAATATTAGATCGGTATTCTATATTCAGTTTTTGCTTCTCGGGCGAACGATGGTTACTATGCTCCAGTATACGGTACTTCATCAAAAAATCAGGCAAGTTTGCCATCTTACCAACTTTTGATATCTGAGTCCATAATTCCCAATCCTGGCAATTAATCTTAGACTCATCATATCTTAAACTATATTCCAGTATTTTTTGGCTTCTTAAAATAACTGATGAATGCCCAAAGGTAGCTCCAAAAAGCAGATTATATTTTATATAGGACATTTCTGTAGGATATATCCATCCATCTTG includes the following:
- a CDS encoding N-acetylneuraminate synthase family protein, whose translation is MIKTIAEIGQAHDGSLELLYAYIDAVAITGADAVKFQTHIADAESSIYEPFRVKFSEDKTRFDYWKRMEFSLTEWIDIGKYCKKQGLQFISSPFSNAAVDILEQAGVDIYKVGSGEVTNHLLLKKIIETGKPIIISSGMSSFEELDHTVAFLKQHKADFSILQCTTSYPTMPESYGLNVINELKLRYGVTVGFSDHSAKVATGIAAVALGAEILEFHVVLDRDQKGPDASSSLTIEESISLIASVKEIDTALTNPVNKYDNSSFSDLKQIFEKSLAVNKDVSKGHILQFGDLEAKKPKGYGINAGDYKKVIGRAINKNLNRWEFLNEQDLV
- a CDS encoding glycosyltransferase family 2 protein, which translates into the protein MQASILIVSKNRKETLEKTLLILKNLIDLTSQEVLVYLDGCTDNSFILEDGFDWVKWFGGKDSIGASGARNILFKNAKGNILIGLDDDAHPLSNDFVVLSQQLFKEFPKVGILAFQEIKGVFKTDEDALNNSPKLVEEYFCREFVGCGFAIRKVVYEATNGFPDWIDIYGEESCLSIEVLAEGYEILYTTKIKINHRVDRKERIQKGRNYFRFGKQLKNTAFYYLVYYPNPIFRIIKLFRHNFKKYGCKDWSYFKVYIIALFKILFFLPKLKRYRNPIAKKTIKKSVALPLPKYY
- a CDS encoding glycosyltransferase family 2 protein, with protein sequence MRKLAVLLPTYNAAPFLSDSIDSVLNQTFQDFDLYVYDDCSTDNTKEIIESFKSSKIHYIKNKFNIGLTKTLNKGLSLLLPEYEYIARMDADDWCFPERFEKQLHYLETFPEFVMCGTQGYWLKDMTQTPQDGWIYPTEMSYIKYNLLFGATFGHSSVILRSQKILEYSLRYDESKINCQDWELWTQISKVGKMANLPDFLMKYRILEHSNHRSPEKQKLNIEYRSNIIASYWKHFGFSFSEKEIYHLYYSEINIDKGVFKMKAEKMINAFNGIFEQSISELSKANQKNFSYKLARRVLSYWKRSGVNRMNPFIWFFILKKIRFMGKMRLIKSLIR